The Palaemon carinicauda isolate YSFRI2023 chromosome 20, ASM3689809v2, whole genome shotgun sequence DNA segment TGGTAGATGAGCTATGATCGCCAATACGCTTAGATATTCTCTCCTCTGTACTATAACCAAATTCAAAAAATTCTCTAATTACAACACCAAGACCAGCTCGACATCCGGTAACAGAACCATCACAATAAGCATGAATCACCGTATCCTTTGGGTACCGAGATATCTTTTCCAAAAACAGCTGTCTAAGTTCAAGGGGATTGCTGTCCCTTTTTCTCAAATCAAGTTGCTCTATACTTATATCTACTTTCTCAGTAATCCAAGGTTTTATTAGACGTGAACTTGGCAAAGGTACACAGAAATCAAAAACAttatagtcattcaatattttacaaagctttcgTGAATATTCATTCAGTGTGAAGAATCCTGGAACGCCtttcacatatctatttataataattttgaaatgcctaTCATTCTGTCTAATCAGTCTTATAATTGAGGAGACTGCCAACTCTCTTATTCTTTGAGTAACACGAGGGAAATTCAGCTCCATTCGCATTATTTCAATCCTTGCAGTTCTAGGGCAACCTAATATTACCCTCATAGCTTCGTTTTGCAACAATTCCAAGGGGCGAAGATCTTTATCTGAAAAACTACATAAAACTGGAGCCGAGTAGTCTATGATACTTCTAATAGTGGCAAGATATACAGACCTTAATATTGGAATACCAACACCGTTACCACGATTTGACAAAACACGTAATGGCTTAAGCCGAGATGTACAGATGTTCTTCACATAGGTAATTTGATCCATTATTTTACTAAAACCAATATACATacccaaatatttataaattgttacTCTTTCTAGTTTTACTCCATTCAGCCAGAATTCTTTATCAGTTACTATTCGTGATTGATATTTTGTCTTACTCTCATTTACCACAAGACCTAAAGATATACAAAGATCTGACATTTCAGTCAACACGATACTCAAAGTCTCCTCTGATTTGCATTGTATGAGAATGTCATCCGCATAAATGATTACTTGTGAATTTACATGAAATTTATAACTTGCAATTTCGTCcatcaatatattaaaaatcatggggctaagcacacccccttgtggagtaccaagttcaaaatacttttcagtggacTCGTAACCCTGAAACATAACAGTTCCCCTTCTGTTACTCAAATATTGTGAAATCCACATCAGTAGCTTGCCCTTTATACCCTTTTTAACAAGACACTCCAATATTACATCCTTATTGGCTTTATCAAAGGCTCCCTTTAAATCTAAAAACATTCTACAGTTGACACCAGCAGTACTAAGGCTTTTTAATACGCAATCAGAGGTACTCTTGTTCCTCAAAAAACCATAAAGATTCGGAGAAAGGAGCCCGTCAACTTTATACAACAACCTATTTAAAACCATACGTTCcatagtttttgataaacaagaagtcaatgagATAGGTCTGTAATCATTATTTCCCTTGGGTACAGGTAtcagtgtggtaggaaggtagaggctagagaataggTAGTTGgcgaattgtccaacgatcgtttgcTTATTAGGAATGAACATTTTTATCAAAAAATGGTGTAAATTTTTAATATGTTGTCAGAAGtagcctgagtttacttataaaaatatttagtattttctttcttcatcGGAACACATTGATATTAAGTCATATCCCTGTACCattgaccaagataacaatcatcaacgtagttgaggttggtgggacgagtttgggacagcgctgccaaattgaatttccttgaatggggaatatcattattcattacagattaaaatcatttaaggagtaatagttatatgccagaagatgcatgactatggtgtaatttaatgttcttataatcagcgtaatcaacatagacaaatcgaataacgaaaaagaaaattgtcacattacTGTGTCTTTGCCAACGCCTTACTCTAATACGTCATCAACCTGCgaatttgtatttgttaataaggtcattccagagtgtaaatcagttttaaaataaaccttatcatcatttctttgGTTAATGTATGAATGtcggtaaagctgtttcttggttcatttAGGTTAACAGAATTGATGTTACATTTTTTGAATAGAATAGTTACTCAAATGGTGTAAATGAAtaaattctaattgtattttttagaataaaagaaaaaaaatatcaatgaacatTGGATTCTCTTGGTATAGGTATATTCTATCTCTTGTGAtccatttgcagagatcatcagcatccctctcTTGTAggtggctcctctctctctctctctctctctctctctctctctctctctctctctctctctctctctctctctctctctctctctcaacgaccttccagaatcagctttttttatatttaagattGGCCTATCATTAACTCAGGAAGACCGTGACTATTACTGGTAAGGTaaaaacatttgatattactaattgtcaatatttttctaaattaatGATAGGCTAATCGCGAATATAAAAAAAGCCGATTCTGAAagatcgtttagagagagagagagagtgagagagagagagagagagagagagagagagagagagagagagagagagagagagagagagagagagagagagagatgctgatgaTGTCTGGAAATGAATCCGAAGAGACAAAGTATACCAATCCCAAGAAGAGCCgatattcatttatgttttttcttttattgtaaaaatacaattacaatttATGCTTTCACATTATATGTGTAATTATTCTATTCCAAATATAGAACAAAATTAGAAATATGAATTTTTGCAGtattttacaaaaaatacaaattaaaatcaacatatttcaaaataaaatatatattttaaaaattcttttgttaCATACTTAGATATATTGCTTGAATACCTACATACCTACAGTTAATTCCAGgcatgcagttttatatatatatatatatatatatatatatatatatatatatatacacacacatatatatatatatatatatatatatatatatatgcatatatatacatatatatatacatatatatatatatatatatatatttatatatatatgcatatatatacatatatatatacatatatatatatatatatatatatatatatatatatatatatatatatatatatatatattcagacacttggtgtttattatatagtggagatgagTCACAGATTATCGATATAAAATGCAAGACTCGACAAATCAGATGTCTCTGATATTTATGTTTTAAACGTTGATAGACACAACAAATAAACCATAATTCCTATTCTTAAAagttataatgattaaaagaaatatgtaatgTATTCTAAGAAGCGgt contains these protein-coding regions:
- the LOC137660063 gene encoding uncharacterized protein, with the translated sequence MDQITYVKNICTSRLKPLRVLSNRGNGVGIPILRSVYLATIRSIIDYSAPVLCSFSDKDLRPLELLQNEAMRVILGCPRTARIEIMRMELNFPRVTQRIRELAVSSIIRLIRQNDRHFKIIINRYVKGVPGFFTLNEYSRKLCKILNDYNVFDFCVPLPSSRLIKPWITEKVDISIEQLDLRKRDSNPLELRQLFLEKISRYPKDTVIHAYCDGSVTGCRAGLGVVIREFFEFGYSTEERISKRIGDHSSSTTAELFAIYECLKFGIHKEKSIICFVDSQSALLALNAKLPSDEEIVTKCNEYISVIKGAGYSVKFVWIPSHCGIYFNDVADELAKQGCNKESIDYATLISMRKIKSHMARVRESWNIEIARAIMSNGSNSMSHYDYFGRSNWNKRREDPGISKMVKERLEEQPEVLLDPLHEEGDPGEDAVKEARPQVHNSRTDGKEEEEEEEEEEEEEEEEEEEEEEEEE